In one window of Pseudomonas chlororaphis subsp. chlororaphis DNA:
- a CDS encoding UvrD-helicase domain-containing protein, with translation MPQHTPDLPPELLPLAEMPLLKRLAARFFGHGLSRLRAQHRASWLHGQADGFRSGHTAGVEYGYQEGKAEGLEQGRQVLLIRDSRSTEHPAPGVDDYLFDDWRLPLSAELKKRIKADVGRLLPAHAQPSSAQWKMIFSETPSTSVIAGAGAGKSTSLVLRILLLNHYLGFELDSMTVVTFTRESRKDFINKLLEVFALWGRPLGLKEARELVRTFHSRILPMVRSLPGFERLQAFENLSDRPAAGDLEVDSNPFDLRINDAQRKHLNACYHALHRRDGRFREAIKPLLRHALQLKELERDHPDVQKRMAVTELAAKRDEELCDTLEDLWFRAGAWPIKGIEPNRQTVEINGSQFHCHGYVAELDAWVVLGFDPRENPQLSRPGSKLSVRAEWAVKRTLFQAFCRKPMIWLDSYDSAKRVLSSLAGDASAGPGFDYKVKGELASAPLLDCFVAAAGFIENLGLDVSVAVGQMVFARDDPDRFFFEALSLFWRALDDHLLDQSPPIMSYNRMFALFGENTPENFKLLSDERLRPMSHLMIDEFQDVSPQIVSWIRASLREIRSRGPAMHVGRGAQRSSLLCVGDDWQSIYGWRGSSPKFFMEFNKEFPSPATTRVMLSENYRSHQHIIDAAEHIVRAAPAIAGKKAKASGEPKEVLPVNVLDRDDQGLAARLAEHYRNGDSILMLFRKSSDKSLIEEHILPIVNVDSRLPAEDRRLKQLTYHSSKGLQADAVFLLGDCQHLTSSPYKNQVYRMAGLGKDGDSEPYDNAQKDETLRLAYVGITRAVKHCYWYVDRPDTQAANAPKASDRIPQGKPFFADLRA, from the coding sequence GTGCCGCAACACACCCCCGATCTTCCTCCCGAACTCTTGCCCCTGGCCGAAATGCCGCTGCTCAAGCGCTTGGCGGCCAGGTTCTTCGGCCATGGCCTCAGTCGCTTGCGCGCCCAGCATCGCGCGTCCTGGTTGCATGGCCAGGCGGACGGCTTTCGCAGCGGGCATACCGCCGGGGTGGAATACGGTTACCAGGAGGGCAAGGCCGAGGGACTGGAGCAGGGTCGTCAGGTCCTGCTGATTCGCGACAGCCGCTCCACCGAGCATCCGGCGCCCGGGGTAGACGATTATCTGTTCGACGACTGGCGCCTGCCGCTGAGCGCCGAACTGAAGAAGCGCATCAAGGCCGATGTTGGCCGCCTGCTGCCGGCCCATGCCCAACCCAGCAGCGCGCAATGGAAGATGATCTTCAGCGAAACCCCGTCCACCTCGGTGATTGCCGGCGCTGGCGCGGGCAAGTCGACCTCACTGGTCCTGCGCATCCTGCTGCTCAACCATTACCTGGGCTTCGAACTCGACTCGATGACCGTGGTGACCTTCACCCGCGAGTCGCGCAAGGACTTCATCAACAAGCTGCTGGAAGTGTTCGCGCTCTGGGGCCGGCCCCTGGGCCTCAAGGAGGCACGGGAACTGGTGCGTACCTTCCACTCGCGCATCCTGCCGATGGTCCGCAGCCTGCCGGGTTTCGAGCGCCTGCAGGCGTTCGAGAACCTCAGCGATCGCCCGGCGGCGGGGGATCTGGAGGTCGACAGCAATCCCTTCGACCTGCGGATCAACGACGCCCAGCGCAAGCACCTGAATGCCTGTTACCACGCCCTGCACCGGCGTGACGGGCGTTTCCGCGAGGCGATCAAGCCGCTGCTGCGCCACGCCCTGCAGCTCAAGGAACTGGAGCGCGATCACCCGGACGTGCAAAAACGCATGGCCGTGACCGAACTGGCGGCCAAGCGCGACGAAGAACTGTGCGACACCCTGGAAGACCTGTGGTTTCGTGCCGGCGCCTGGCCGATCAAGGGCATCGAGCCGAACCGGCAGACGGTCGAGATCAACGGCTCGCAGTTCCATTGCCATGGCTACGTCGCCGAGCTGGATGCCTGGGTGGTGCTGGGGTTCGACCCTCGGGAAAACCCGCAGTTGAGTCGCCCCGGATCGAAGCTTTCGGTGCGCGCGGAGTGGGCGGTAAAGCGCACCCTGTTTCAAGCTTTTTGTCGTAAGCCAATGATTTGGCTGGATAGTTACGATTCAGCAAAGCGTGTCCTGTCGTCCCTGGCCGGGGATGCCAGTGCCGGGCCGGGCTTCGACTACAAGGTCAAGGGTGAGCTGGCTTCGGCGCCGTTGCTGGACTGTTTTGTCGCCGCGGCCGGGTTTATCGAGAACCTCGGACTGGACGTCTCGGTGGCCGTGGGCCAGATGGTGTTTGCCCGGGACGACCCGGACCGCTTTTTCTTCGAGGCCCTGAGCCTGTTCTGGCGGGCGCTGGACGATCATCTGCTCGACCAGTCGCCGCCGATCATGAGCTACAACCGCATGTTCGCGCTGTTCGGCGAGAACACCCCGGAGAACTTCAAGCTGCTCAGCGATGAGCGCTTACGACCGATGTCGCACCTGATGATCGACGAATTCCAGGACGTCTCGCCGCAGATCGTCTCGTGGATTCGCGCCAGCCTGCGCGAAATCCGCAGTCGCGGGCCGGCAATGCATGTCGGCCGCGGGGCACAGCGCTCGTCGTTGCTCTGCGTAGGGGACGACTGGCAGTCGATCTACGGCTGGCGTGGCAGTTCGCCGAAATTCTTCATGGAGTTCAACAAGGAATTCCCGTCGCCGGCCACCACCCGAGTGATGCTCAGCGAGAACTATCGCAGCCACCAGCACATCATCGACGCCGCGGAACATATCGTCCGCGCCGCGCCGGCGATTGCCGGGAAGAAGGCCAAGGCCAGCGGCGAACCCAAGGAAGTGTTGCCGGTGAATGTGCTGGACCGCGACGACCAGGGGCTTGCAGCACGGCTGGCGGAGCACTATCGCAATGGCGATTCGATCTTGATGTTATTTCGAAAAAGTAGCGATAAATCATTGATTGAAGAGCATATTTTACCAATAGTTAATGTTGATTCTAGATTGCCGGCCGAGGACCGACGCCTCAAGCAACTGACCTATCACAGCTCCAAGGGCTTGCAGGCGGATGCGGTGTTCCTGCTGGGCGATTGCCAGCACCTGACCAGTTCGCCCTACAAGAACCAGGTCTATCGCATGGCCGGGCTGGGCAAGGATGGCGACAGCGAGCCCTACGACAATGCGCAGAAGGACGAGACCTTGCGCCTGGCCTATGTCGGCATCACCCGGGCGGTGAAACATTGCTACTGGTATGTGGACCGCCCAGACACCCAGGCGGCCAATGCACCCAAGGCGTCGGACCGGATTCCTCAGGGCAAGCCGTTCTTCGCCGACCTGCGGGCCTGA